Proteins from a single region of Megachile rotundata isolate GNS110a chromosome 7, iyMegRotu1, whole genome shotgun sequence:
- the LOC100877409 gene encoding phosphoserine aminotransferase — MGDQNTVINFGAGPAKLPEEVLKHVQEELLAYGDTRISILELSHRSAEFKNVIDTAQATLREILHVPDNYKVLFMQGGGTGLFAAVPLNMMTTGSADYIVTGSWSAKAAKEAAKYGKVNLVVPKTTKYTEIPDPSTWNLSPDASYVYYCANETIHGIEFDYIPETNGVPLVADMSSNIATRCLDISKFAVIFAGAQKNIGPAGVTLVIVRDNVLGHAMKVCPTILDFTVMAADNSLHNTPPVFQIYTVGLVFKWIKEHGGVENMEKLAVIKSKKIYEVIDESKGFYSCPVKADARSRMNIAFRIGNNDEELEKEFLSGASARGMLQLKGHRTVGGIRATAYNAISVEEVEKLAEYMKWFFQKHYNK; from the exons ATGGGTGATCAAAATACTGTGATCAATTTTGGAGCGGGACCAGCTAAACTTCCGGAGGAG gtGTTAAAACATGTGCAAGAGGAATTGCTCGCATACGGTGATACTCGAATTAGCATTCTGGAACTGAGTCATCGATCGGCCGAATTCAAAAATGTTATTGATACTGCACAAGCAACGTTACGAGAAATATT ACATGTCCCCGataattacaaagttttattcatGCAAGGCGGCGGAACGGGATTATTTGCAGCTGTGCCTTTGAACATGATGACCACTGGTTCTGCGGACTACATAGTAACTG gttcATGGTCGGCCAAAGCAGCAAAAGAGGCGGCAAAATATGGCAAAGTAAATCTAGTTGTGCCGAAAACGACAAAATATACCGAAATTCCGGATCCTTCAACATGGAACTTGAGTCCTGATGCGTCTTACGTTTATTATTGCGCTAACGAGACGATTCACG GAATCGAGTTCGATTATATTCCCGAGACAAATGGGGTGCCGCTTGTTGCTGATATGTCGTCAAATATAGCCACGAGATGTTTAGATATTTCGAAA TTTGCAGTAATCTTCGCTGGTGCACAAAAAAATATTGGTCCAGCTGGTGTAACGCTGGTAATAGTACGAGACAATGTTCTCGGCCATGCCATGAAAGTTTGTCCCACAATATTAGATTTTACTGTTATGGCAGCTGATAACTCCTTACATAATACACCACCAGTATTTCA AATATATACAGTCGGGTTAGTCTTCAAATGGATCAAAGAACATGGTGGGGTTGAAAACATGGAGAAACTGGCGGTCATTAAGAGCAAGAAAATATACGAGGTGATCGACGAGTCGAAAGGTTTTTACTCGTGTCCAGTTAAGGCAGATGCGCGGAGCAGAATGAATATAGCGTTTAGAATAGGTAATAATGATGAGGAACTTGAGAAAGAATTTCTTTCCGGTGCATCTGCGCGCGGAATGCTTCAGTTGAAAGGTCACAG AACTGTTGGCGGAATTCGAGCAACAGCGTATAACGCTATTAGCGTAGAGGAAGTAGAGAAATTAGCAGAATATATGAAGTGGTTCTTCCaaaaacattataataaataa